The Marinilongibacter aquaticus genome has a window encoding:
- a CDS encoding C40 family peptidase translates to METPVKTRFVLSLLALILFQCKPQDTDKKITEDLEKIQSEFIPDKREKFFDFEVEKQVIHGKTDQAQIKAAIAEYVAKNANLTDSIALLPAKELGSDTLAFVRISVANIRSKPGHSAELSTQALMGTPIRVLDKKGSWYLVQSPDHYLGYVDSGALSFDNQAFNESKKLVFSQAYGTVHETQSAGSLPVTDIVFGDLVGEKGRSGNIVEVAIPGGRSGYLPASQLMELDDYLAQANRNDIENIAVQLMGVPYLWGGTSFKGVDCSGFTRTVYMGKGLYIPRDASQQAKVGQRIEVAEDFSNVQKGDLLFFGRDRDHVTHVALYLGDKRFIHSSGMVRYASFDSTAANYDAYNLKRLLFAQHLSADDTKLKLNDSSFYSTL, encoded by the coding sequence AATTACCGAAGATTTGGAAAAGATTCAATCCGAATTTATTCCAGACAAAAGAGAGAAATTTTTTGATTTCGAAGTCGAGAAGCAAGTCATTCACGGGAAAACCGACCAAGCCCAAATAAAAGCTGCAATTGCCGAATATGTAGCAAAAAACGCTAATCTTACCGATTCGATAGCACTTTTGCCTGCAAAGGAATTGGGGAGCGATACCTTGGCATTTGTACGCATTTCTGTGGCGAATATCCGAAGCAAGCCTGGCCATTCTGCCGAACTTTCAACGCAAGCCTTGATGGGCACCCCTATACGTGTGCTCGACAAAAAAGGCAGTTGGTATTTGGTACAAAGCCCCGATCATTATCTGGGTTATGTAGACAGCGGGGCTCTAAGTTTTGACAACCAAGCCTTTAACGAAAGCAAGAAGCTTGTGTTTTCACAAGCCTATGGCACGGTGCACGAGACGCAGTCGGCGGGCTCCCTTCCTGTGACAGACATTGTCTTCGGCGATCTTGTCGGCGAAAAAGGTCGATCTGGCAATATTGTAGAAGTGGCGATTCCCGGAGGACGTTCGGGCTATTTGCCGGCTTCTCAGCTTATGGAACTCGACGACTATTTGGCCCAAGCAAACCGCAATGACATTGAAAACATTGCGGTACAGTTAATGGGCGTACCCTATCTGTGGGGCGGCACAAGTTTCAAAGGAGTAGATTGCAGCGGATTTACCCGCACAGTTTATATGGGCAAGGGCTTATATATTCCGAGAGACGCTTCTCAGCAGGCCAAAGTTGGGCAACGTATAGAAGTTGCAGAAGACTTTTCCAATGTACAAAAAGGAGATCTGTTGTTCTTTGGCCGCGACCGCGACCATGTAACCCATGTGGCATTGTATTTGGGCGACAAGCGATTCATACATTCTTCAGGAATGGTTCGCTATGCAAGTTTCGACTCCACCGCTGCCAATTACGATGCGTATAATCTTAAACGTTTACTGTTTGCCCAACACCTTTCGGCCGACGACACCAAGCTGAAACTCAACGATTCAAGCTTTTATTCAACCTTATAA